The Flavobacterium johnsoniae UW101 genomic interval TTTATTTATTCCCATAAAAATTGATGGTAATAAAGAAAACGAACCTAAATAATCAGATAATAGATTAGGATTTTTGAAATATATAGTATCAAAAAGAGAGAAAATGAACCATAAAACAAGACCTGTTCTTAATAATTTAATTGGACTTTCTCCATTGCCCCAAACAAAGTCTTGAAACTTAAAATAGAGCCATTCAAAAAACATAGAAAAACGATCCCAACCCTTGTATTTATCTCGATAATATGTTGACTTAGATTTCCAAGATTGATAAAGATGTTCTTTAGAAGCCTCAAGTTCAATTTTTATTGCTTTATTTACAGCAAAAGAATCTCCAATTCCTTGATAGTTGATTCTTAGTGTTCTAGCAAATTTTAGAATAAGATTATTATAACTAGGACAATTATTATCTAAAATTTCATTATCTATAAATGTTTTGTCGAAGGTTGCATAATCGAACTTACTTCCTGGAAAAGTACTTCCATGAAAATTACAATTAATAAACTTGCAACCGTTAAAATCACAAGTGTTAAATATAATATTTCTAAAATAGCAATTTTCAAAATATGTGTGACTAAAATTTACTTTAGAAAATGTTTGTTCTTTACTGCCAACTCTTATAAAATGTTTATTATGAAAATTTTCTGAAGTTAAATTTGTATCGAAAATTTGGTCTTCAATTTTTTCTCTTCCACTACTTTTCACTACTTTTTCTAGTTAAATTTTTAGATTCAAATAATTTAAGCAAACCTCGCTTTTAATTTTAACAAACAACTAAGTAAAAACACCTGATTTTAAAATTTTTCCATAAAAATGTTAAAAAATTGAGGTCGATTAATAAAATAATCGATCTAAATAAATCCCAAAACACACAAAAAATCAACACTAGAATTTTCCACAAAAATTTTGTAATTTTGCCGTCCAATAAAAGGAATTAGAAAATGTTAGATAGACTTCAATATGTAAAGCAGCGTTTCGATGAGATTTCGGATTTGATTATTCAGCCGGATGTTATTTCTGATCAAAAACGTTACAAGTCGCTTAACCAGGAATATAAAGGTATAAAAGCGCTTGTTGAAAAGAGAGAAGAATACATTATAGTTTTAGCAAACATCGACGAAGCAAACGAAATTATTGCTGACGGAAGCGATGCTGAAATGGTAGAAATGGCCAAAATGCAGTTGGATGAAGCAAAAGACCGTTTACCGGAACTGGAGGAGGAAATCAAATTTATGCTGATTCCTAAAGATCCAGAAGATGCGAAAAACGTTATGGTGGAGATCCGCGCCGGAACGGGTGGGGACGAAGCGAGTATTTTTGCTGGTGACTTGTTTAGAATGTACACAAAATACTGTGAAACAATGGGATGGAGAACATCTGTTGTTGATATGAACGAAGGAACTTCTGGAGGTTTCAAAGAGGTTATTTTTGAAGTTACAGGAGAAGATGTTTACGGAACTTTGAAATTTGAAGCAGGTGTTCACCGTGTACAGCGTGTTCCGCAGACAGAAACTCAGGGACGTGTACATACATCGGCTGCAACGGTTATGGTTTTGCCAGAAGCTGAGGAGTTTGATGTTCAGGTAGATATGAACGATGTTCGTGTAGATTTCTTCTGTTCATCAGGACCTGGAGGACAGTCGGTAAATACAACGAAATCGGCTGTACGTTTAACGCACATTCCAACTGGATTAGTTGCGCAGTGTCAGGATGAGAAATCACAGCACAAGAATAAAGATAAAGCTTTAATGGTATTGCGTTCTCGTTTATACGAAATGGAATTGGCTAAAAAGCAGGAAGAAGATGCTAAAAAACGTAGTTCTCAGGTAAGTTCTGGAGACCGTTCGGCTAAAATTCGTACGTATAACTATGCACAAGGCCGTGTAACCGATCACCGTGTTGGTTTAACGCTTTACGATTTAGGAAACATCATGAATGGTGATATTCAGAAAATCGTTTCTGAACTTCAGCTGGTTAATAACATGGAGAAATTGAAGGAAGCTTCGGAAGTGTATTAATCGTAGAGGTTCAAAGTGACAGAGTTACAAAGGTTCAAAGGTTTTCTTTGAACATAAATTATATTTAAAGCCGGACATTTGTTCGGCTTTTTTTTAATGAAAATTTAATATCTGTAAAAGTGAGAGTTTTACGGGTTCTTTTTAAAATAATAACGCTAAATTAAGACCAATACTACAATAATAATCTTGCGAAGTAGGATTTGTAATACTGTTGGTAAAGATTAGAATTTCAGTGTTTTATGATTTTGGTATCTCACAAAAAATAAGTTTTTTATTGGCTTTTTTTACCTCATATTTGTGTGTCTTAATCAGGAAAAGACAAATATGCTAATCAACCAATTCAAACTATTTTATGAAGAGAACTTTACTTTTATGCACCCTTTTTGGGAGCTTTTTTTACTGTCAGGGTCAGTCTTACTTTGGGTTTCGGGACGACAATTATGCCGGAATTCAGGGCGTTTTGTTTAATCCGTCGTCAATTGTAGATTCTAAGTACAGATCCGATGTTACAGTTTTTTCGGCAAGCGGTACGCTTCAAAATGATTTATACGGCGTAAATATCATGGACGCTTTAGACGGCAATTATAATTTGGCAGAAGATGCCAGCAAAAACTTTAAATCAAACAACAGAGGAAATTTTAATGTCGATATTTTAGGTCCTTCGTTTATGCTGAATATTACGCCGGAGCATAGTATTGGGCTTTATTCGCGCGTGCGAAGCATAACCAATCTTGTTGGGGTAAACGGAGAACTTATTGATGAGGTAAATAAAGAAACAGATGTTTCAAGCAGTTTTTTATTTTCGGGCGGAAATCCAAATGGTGTAACCAATTCTTGGGCCGAAATTGGAGCGAGCTACGGAACGGTATTATTAGACCGCGACGATCATTTTATTAAAGGCGGTATTACGGTAAAGTATGTAATGGCGGGAGTAAACGGTTATATTAACGGAAGTGATTTAAGCGTGGCTTTTACCAAAAACAGTGCTGATCCTGCTTTTAGTCAGTACACTTCGACTGGAACGCTGAAAACGGCTGCAAGTTATGATTATGAAAACGGAAAAGATCCTAAGTTTGATATGACATCGGCTGGTGTGGGTGTTGATTTAGGATTTACTTATGAATATCGTACCAATTGTCATACTTGTATGGGAAACCGATATAAATTTAAAGTTGCAGCATCGGTAACCGATATTGGAAAAATCAATTATAAAGATCTTACTGAAAACACTTATAACTTAACCGGAAGCGTAAGTCAGGCTGATATAGATGATGCCGATGATATTTTCGAATTCTTTGATGCTAATTACACTAAAATTTCATCAAGAAAAGGAGTGAAAGCTAATTTACCAACGGCTCTCCATACCAATTTTGACTGGAACATTGACCAAAAGTTTTACTTGAATCTAAGCACTGATTTTAGTTTGGTTGATGCTAAAAAAGTCAACGGAACTGCCATTGCTAATTCGGTTACTTTTACGCCCAGATATGAAACAAGACAATTTAGTTTTTATATTCCGGTAACGTATATGGAATACAGCGGTACTCAGGTAGGAACAGGCTTTAGAGCTGGTCCGTTGTTTATTGGTTCAGGATCACTTGTTTCGAATTTGTTTTCAAACAAATCAAAAGCTTCTAATATTTATGTAGGTTTAAAACTTCCTATTTATCA includes:
- a CDS encoding DUF5723 family protein encodes the protein MKRTLLLCTLFGSFFYCQGQSYFGFRDDNYAGIQGVLFNPSSIVDSKYRSDVTVFSASGTLQNDLYGVNIMDALDGNYNLAEDASKNFKSNNRGNFNVDILGPSFMLNITPEHSIGLYSRVRSITNLVGVNGELIDEVNKETDVSSSFLFSGGNPNGVTNSWAEIGASYGTVLLDRDDHFIKGGITVKYVMAGVNGYINGSDLSVAFTKNSADPAFSQYTSTGTLKTAASYDYENGKDPKFDMTSAGVGVDLGFTYEYRTNCHTCMGNRYKFKVAASVTDIGKINYKDLTENTYNLTGSVSQADIDDADDIFEFFDANYTKISSRKGVKANLPTALHTNFDWNIDQKFYLNLSTDFSLVDAKKVNGTAIANSVTFTPRYETRQFSFYIPVTYMEYSGTQVGTGFRAGPLFIGSGSLVSNLFSNKSKASNIYVGLKLPIYQDYR
- the prfA gene encoding peptide chain release factor 1; the protein is MLDRLQYVKQRFDEISDLIIQPDVISDQKRYKSLNQEYKGIKALVEKREEYIIVLANIDEANEIIADGSDAEMVEMAKMQLDEAKDRLPELEEEIKFMLIPKDPEDAKNVMVEIRAGTGGDEASIFAGDLFRMYTKYCETMGWRTSVVDMNEGTSGGFKEVIFEVTGEDVYGTLKFEAGVHRVQRVPQTETQGRVHTSAATVMVLPEAEEFDVQVDMNDVRVDFFCSSGPGGQSVNTTKSAVRLTHIPTGLVAQCQDEKSQHKNKDKALMVLRSRLYEMELAKKQEEDAKKRSSQVSSGDRSAKIRTYNYAQGRVTDHRVGLTLYDLGNIMNGDIQKIVSELQLVNNMEKLKEASEVY
- a CDS encoding pentapeptide repeat-containing protein; the protein is MKSSGREKIEDQIFDTNLTSENFHNKHFIRVGSKEQTFSKVNFSHTYFENCYFRNIIFNTCDFNGCKFINCNFHGSTFPGSKFDYATFDKTFIDNEILDNNCPSYNNLILKFARTLRINYQGIGDSFAVNKAIKIELEASKEHLYQSWKSKSTYYRDKYKGWDRFSMFFEWLYFKFQDFVWGNGESPIKLLRTGLVLWFIFSLFDTIYFKNPNLLSDYLGSFSLLPSIFMGINKPAKYSDFYLTFITILRFIGFALFTSIIIKRFNRR